From the Nematostella vectensis chromosome 7, jaNemVect1.1, whole genome shotgun sequence genome, the window TTTAGCATAGCACTGTCTTTATAACCTATCTCTAGTTCATTGACATGCGCCTGCGCGCAAAGTTAATCTGAAAATATGTGAGACTGCTCAATCGCATATGATAACATAACCACAATCTGCTATGACAACATCTTAGTGCTTTGAATGGAAGTTAAAATGTCTCAATACAAAACACGCCGTCCTTGCCCTTCTTGTTGTATTTAGCAATGTCTTTATTTCTCTTTTCCTTTAGAGAGTGACTATATGGGCGGATACGATCTTCAGCCCCAGCAGTGTAGCCAACAGTCATGTTACGAAACCCCTCAATGGTCCGTACAGAACTGTGCTGTCACTTGCCAGCTTTGCCAGCCAGGTAGGTAACCCTCACATCACATGCATGGCGTTTTTATGTCCATTTATGTCTTATTCTACCTAGCCATGTGATACAATGTGCTACTCCTATATAAATGAGCACAGTAGCCATTCTCGGAAAGTTAGTTTGATTCGGTTTTAGTTTGACTCGGTGTGTGTGGGGGATTGATATTTAAGGCTACTGTTGTGCATGTACCCTTTAACTGAGTATAAATCACTCCGATCTTTAGTTTAGTTAGCTTAGCCATGTGAGGTTCATACAAATATCTTATTAATATCAAATTTTCCAGGTGTCTCAAGCGGCCCAGTCGATCAGGATGTCCGTTGCCCTTTCTGGGGTCAGTATGGATACTGCAGccagcaacagcagcagcaacagaCCGACGGTTACATCTCGAACAACTGTCCTTTCAGCTGCAACACCTACGGTTCAGCTCAGCCCGCTCAGCAGCCCTACCCATACCCTATCGAAGCTCTGTCCCCCTACCAGCCAAATGCCATGCCAACCCCACCTCAAGGTGTGACcccagcccccctccccccttactTCCAGCAACAGGGCTATGGATACCCACAACAGCCTCAGCCAACTCAGCCCGTACAACCAGGCCAGACCCAGGCTCCTACCGCAGCCCAGAGCACCCTGGCACCAGTACAGACTACTCCTGCATCAGGCACGACTACCACCGAGGCAGCCGAGGAAACCACCACTGAAGCAGCCGCTGAGGGTgctgagaccactgctgcaccagcTGCTACCCAGGCCCCAGCTGCCGCCGGACAGGAGGGTCAGCAGCCCGCTGCTGGGGGACAggaaccacaggaagcccaagaaCAGGAGGGACAACAACCAGGAACCGAGCCTGCTCAGAGTGACAAGTCCAACAAAAAGAAGCACAAGAAAGACAAGGCTCAGAAGAAGAGCAAGTCTCACAAGAAGCAACACTAAGGAATCACGCGATATTCCATCTTTTTGGATGACATTGGGCTGAAGTGAGATGGCTAGTGTTGTCGTTAATGTGTTACGAGATGTGTTTCCAGGTTGAATAAGAATGAACAGGAAAGACACCATTGTCATAATATCAGACACGTCGTATATTGAGGCATGGAAAGGATTTTGTTACCATTGACTGTTATCGCAGTGTCATCTTTGGCAGTGTCGTCTTTGCTTTCATTTACATCAATGGAAATATACAATGAACATATTTACGTAGACTGTAAAATTGTAAATATGCTATGCATTAGAGTCAACTACTGTGGTATAAAATTGTTAAAGCAAAATTTGTGTGAGGAATATTTTGTGTCAACTGGCTAGTTCCCTAAGAGTCAAAGGCTAATGGTAAATTTCTTGAAAACTACTCTTAAGAAAGGCGAGGTGTCTATACACGACAGATTGTTTGCAGTTATACTTTGGTCTTTTGAAACTCTACATAATCTCGACCTTGTAAACATCGCATTTACACAATCACGAATTTAAGAAATCTTGACATCATTGCACCTTCACGGCTGACTTTGTTGATCACTGAACCTTTTAACTTTTGGCCTTCGTGCTAAAGTATCTTTTGGTATGAGAAAAATCCATAGAAGCTGTCTAGGCACgcgtaaaaaagaaaatctttGGCATTTTGCTTTTGTTCTTCTATAGAGCTACAACTCAGTTATCGCGTAATATAACTACAATGTTCGCTTCGCCTTAAGCCAAAACAGGTTCGCCTTTGTTATGACGACATATTATGAATACGAACCCTGTTGCAATGAATCGTGTTACCTGCTCACCGCCACTAGAGCTCGTGGAACCCGTTATTCTTATAACCGTATAGTTCAACGTGTCCAGAGAAaaagtggagaggggagggtgtATGTTATCGTCACGTTTCACGACATATTATATGTATAACGCCTAATAACTTTCTAGGTCATGGTTATCTTTTAACTTAATTTTGTAAAGCATCCCGTTATAgctatactttttttttgcaatcatttcctttttgtattTGAGTAGACGTTTGAATAAggtcccccaccccctctctgTGAGTCACAGTAGCGCTATGCTTGCACGATTAACTTGATATGTGACCGGCTAAAAGGCGTTGCTAAGCTTAGATCCATTTAAGGGACCGAAATCGGCGAACAATAGCTCATACCCTTCAAAGAAATCGGGGCGTAGAGGACTTTACTCCTCAGGTAAGTGAAAACTATCTACGAAAGAGTttgtttgaaatatttttgttggtCTAATAACAACAGGGTTTTCAAGTTAAACACAGAATGTCCGATCAGAATGTCCAAAAGTGTTATAAAAGAGAGATTCTAACGGAAACTAATCTTTATAATACTCTTTTGATAAAATACATCACGTATTTTTTTCCcgtaaaataaaatactgaACTATAGacaaatattgaaaatagaaataaagcaGTCAAAACAATGtaacaataagaaaaataaacacaacaagcgTATTTTATTTCCTATAGGGCTTGAATGATTACctgatttagaaaatattttggtgttCCATGTAGAGCCATAGGACAAAATCCTCTGGCATAGCATATTTAAGAATTCATTTATTTCATTCCAGAAAACCAAACTAGTAAAAGACTgaagtattttattttcactcTGGTATTTTCTATGACaatttgtaaaatattttttactaaaaataaaaacttaatAATTGTTTTGCCGGGATAATaagcttttttgttttttactaaAGCACTGAAACAATTAAAACAATGTCAGTTTATGTTTAAAGTCCAAACATGTTTCCTTTTATTAGTAAAGTCAATCTTTTTCAAAAGATACAATCTGCGATGACAGAACAATGATATGCATTATTTATCGCATTCTGTGGTGACTAGGCGAGATTTATTTCACCCTGCAGTTTTCATGTTTACCAAGCAGTTCAGCAATTTCGCGACGcctattacttttttttcctgtaGTTTTAGTTTATTTCATTCTTTCATTTCCCTTTGTACATAACAGACAAAGGACGCGTAACTGcttttaaaggggcagtgtcatggtgagagctttgcaatagctctccggccctgacacaatgaatttcaatcaaattctaatattgactTATAAGCCTTTGGTTCACGtgggagacttaaattcaGAGAAAATGACCActaactgtcaataaacatagttttcaataaaatattgcatattattttaacaaatcaTTTACAGATAAACTGTTTGTAAACAATGGAAaacctacaataaacactgactccagacatgcgcagtaccatgacactgccccttcAGGGAGAGAGCTCTGCTACCGGGATACCAGTTCCCTTACCACGTTGATTTGTAATTTGTTTCAGATCAAGCATGAGGGTTGTATATCTTGTGCTTGTGGTTGCTGTAATTATCGCCATCACGGAGGCTAAATGTGAGTTCTAGACAAGGGTCTCTATAAATATAACTTAGGAAGTGGTCCATTAGATATGGTTGATCTTGAAAAAGCAATATACAGAGAACGACATTCTCAGATGTCACGTGGCTCATTAAATATACACTATTTGCGTGTGGGGAATATCAGGTTTCCTACAGGCTGCTAGAGTGTGCCGCTTTCAAAGCGTGGTTAATCATCAAAAAATATGTTACACAAGTTTGAACCAGGTCTTAAAactcattttaaaaataaactttgatTGTATAGAAGTTATTATAAAACCCCTATATATCAGTGTTTGGGtactgtattaaaaaaaaaaaacttttgaatgttgttttattatcattaaGTGCACATGAGAATTGAGAAAAGTGGAGCTagttttaatgaaaaagtAACTAACGAAAAACGAGTATTGTCTAACATGAGGTCAGTGCTGTTATGACTAATGAAAGCCAATcagattttgtttttagtgaTTTGGTCAATTTAAGCAATTCAAGGCAGGCGCTTGAAGGCAATAAGtcaaattaattaataatagctGTTGGGTAGTGGTTGACAGTAAGTTTAGTAAGTTCATATTCCCTGGTCAGGTCAGACTTTTAGATAACTGTGATATTGATCTATACCTGACCTTTCACGATATTTTTCCAGCCGTGAAAAAGAGCAAGACCCGATCTCCTAAACATCCCCGTCATCGTACACTCGCAGATGATTACAAATTGAGTAAGTGAAACAACACATCATATTCATAGACTTAAAACATTCCCTAGGGAGAGGGGAGGTAATTTTTGGAACTGCACGTTATTATCACTTATATCAGATTTAAAGTAAACTCGGGTTTcaattcatcatcatcttcattattTGTAATTATCCACAGCAAAATCATTGGTAGCAGCATCATGATTGTCATCAATGTTATCGccattttttatatatatttttcttatatttatTCAGATAGGATATCCGCCAAGTACTGCAAGGATTATGACGATAGCTGCAaggcattcggaaaaatagcAAAGAAAGACAAGAAAAGCTGCTTCAACAATCCTGACAAGGCACGTATGGCATGTCCTGTCAGCTGCAAGCTTTGcgacaaaaaaacattccaCAAGAAAAGCAAACGTGAGTTATTGTGCCTATAAGGTGTTTTCAAATTATGATATAAAGCAGGGAATATCTAGAAGTCCGATGCGCTGATCTCTCAGTATTTGTGTTTAAATATTCCTTCCGATATTTATTTCCGATAAGAAATTGGTTCTAAAGTTGTAAAAAGGCATCTCCAAAAGTTTGAGTATCCAGGTCTCTAGGTAGTAATGGTACTAGCTCAGAACAAATGCTCgggaagataaaaaaaatatcgcatATTTTTAAGGGGATCGTAATGTCAATGTTTCACTGTATCAGTATTCTTGTTAATGCAAATGTTAATGCAAAtgtgtgttatttttttcagtgaGCGATGTGGTAGTTGTTCGTGCGATGTGTGTAGATATAGAGGTCGACCAGTGCAATCCAGACGTGTGTTACACCAATCCCGACTGGGCCACTGAAAACTGCAGAAAAACATGCATGCTCTGCAAACCAGGTGAGCTAGCGATCATCATTATCTGCACTTTTATCACCTGCCACCatcatgattgtcatcatcCTCAAGAATGAAAACAGCATCATAACGATCATCATAACCAGATGCAGTCACATCATGATCGACAACTCTATGATTATTaacattttttaataataacatAACCATCcaaattatcatcattatcaatatcatGATAATCAATATTATCTTCATTATCGatatcataataatcatcattatccatATCATaattactaaaaaaaagcagTATTATGTTGATGCCCGTCATAGTCGTCACTATTATTCACATTTCATTAACAGCTACAAGAAGCTTGCTGGTGACACATCTATCTTTTTTTTGATCAGACATTCGAGGCCCATGTGACACTGATCCTCGATGCCCTTTCTGGGGTCAGTACGGCTACTGTAGCACCGCTACTTACATTGACAACCACTGTCCGTACAACTGCGATGTCTACAGTTATGTCCCTGAAGCGCCGCAGCCATATCCACTACCCATTGAGCCTTTGTATGCATACCAGCCTCTTCCCTACCCCACAGCACCCCCGGTAAGTCAATCAAAAACCTTTCTCCACCCAACACCTGAGCAAGTGGCTTGTAATGCATATCAGAAATTACCATATCCAACTGCAAACGGTAAGTTTTTCATAGCAATAACGCCTTTCTTCACCCCACCCTTGAGATAAGGCCTAGTCATGCGTACCAGAAACAAGTCAACACAGCACAACTGGTAAGTcattaaaagaaaacacaTCCTTTTTCCACTCCACACTTGGTGACCTTTATGTTTGCTTATCACCCTTATAAAGACGCATCACACAAGATTGTATCCCATACATTCAGGGCTCAGCAGAGAACCGTATAGCAAGAGTGTCTCATGTCAATATATATGTCTTCAATCCAGGGTGTAACTCCTGCGACCCTACCTCCCTACTACGAGAACGCTCCCCAGCCTACCTACGCACCTGGTGCACAGTATCCAGCTGCAACTGCAGCACCCGCACCCTCAGCTCCTGGGGCAACAGCAGCACCCGCACCCTCAGCTCCTGGGGCGACCGCGGCACCCGCACCCTCAGCCCCTGAGGCGACCGCGGCACCTGCACCCTCAGCCCCTGAGGCGACCGCGGCACCCGCACCCTCAGCCCCTGAGGCGACAGCGGCGCCCGCACCCGCCCCTGAGGCTGCTCCCTCGGAGCCTGAGGCAGCACCCGCGCCCGCCCCCGCCCCTGAGATGGCACCCGCCCCTGCCCCTGAGATGGCACCCGCCCCTGAGGCTGCTTCAGCACCCGCCCCTGAGGCGGCACCAGCACCTGAGGCTGCTTCAGCACCCGCCCCTGAGGCGGCACCAGCACCTGAGGCTGCTTCAGCACCTGCCCCTGAGGCTGCTTCAGCACCCGCCCCTGAGGCGGCACCAGCACCTGAGGCTGCTTCAGCACCCGCCCCTGAGGCGGCACCTGCACCAGAGGCTGCACCTTCTGAGCAGCCCATGCCTGGCAAGAAGAGTAAGAGCAAGCCGAGCAAGAGGAAGGGAGTCAAGAAAAGCAAGAGTGGACACAAGAGACACCACTAACTGATTGGGCATGTTATATCATTGGTTTGCTTTGTTAAGCAATCTTATAATGCTTGATAGTCATGAATAGAataaaagataataaagaaTTTATGCATTCAGTTTTATCAatgtttaagaaaaaaaattgggtaCAAAAGGGTTGGTCTATATTTCTAGCCAAAAGTTTGGCCGGCATAACTTTCAGGACTGATCGTGGCCCCACAAGCAGGTAATCTCGTTCAACGAAGATGGAAAATGCAGTGTATTTTGAATTGTGAGTGTCCAAAGAAACcagcccccctcccttcccccaaTGTTCAATGTAAAGTTGACTTTTTGTTCTGCTTCTATCTTTATCTTGAGTCTTCGAAGCGCAGCTTCGGTGTAAAGCTTATTCCAAagtgttttttatttgcttgtaTCTCTCAAGTTCTTGAAAGGACACTGATGGTGTGAGGTTTTGCAGTGCCACGCAAAAGTCTGCAAGGCATACCTCAATCACAGCATCTTCAGCAGCGTCGGCATTACCACCTGGCCATAGAGAAAAATCttaatataacaaaaaaaagctgTAAAAAAGGTTTCTAGAGGTGATGTGGACAGGTGCATTCAGAGGCAATACATATTCTCACATTCTAACCCATTCCTGAGCTTAAAGAgtcactagacccatctagatctaaACTTTTGCTACCGAAACATACAGAAAATCTAAAAGGTTAATCAACTAGACTAGTTAATTTAATACCATGACATTTATAATTTCTAATGTCTGCAAATAGACAGGGGCCTATGAAAGATGTGTTAGATGACAGTTATAATGGCCATTTCCTATTTCAAAAGATCCAGCAAACAGTGTAGgatacaaatatacatctcGTTTCAGGTATCATTTTCTGTATTATGCCTGCTTTAAtggccagtgctgaaaaacgcaagactagttccagtaccgcgcagtaaaccagcctttttgttttgaaacgGCGGCGTTTTACTGGCGAACCGTCACATTTTGgtgaatgctaagaaaactagaccaaacctaaggccataattttctttatgacaaatctatcatcttttgtacagtatggttttaatgccgtacagttagtcaaaccAACGACTGAAGTCATCCTCTCGTACCTTTCTTCGAACAAgtcaacactgagattttgtttgttttcgccagaacacgcgcatgcacatacgtttttcagcactgtcgctTTAATGTGCACACACCTGTCTCTTGAATAATTCTGCGCATGGCTTGAAGAAGAGCATCGCTGGCCATAGCATAAAGATCTGCTCCTGTCAGGTTGAGAGGCAGCTTATTCGCAAACTCCTCAAGCCGAAAATCC encodes:
- the LOC5520740 gene encoding nematocyst expressed protein 3-like, whose translation is MKLTYILLLIAVVGVAIEAKSVKKSKAHHKKKRHETLADNYKLNRIKDSDCKDVADDCKAFGKLEKDDENSCFNNPDKARNECPVSCKLCVSKRSKKQSDYMGGYDLQPQQCSQQSCYETPQWSVQNCAVTCQLCQPGVSSGPVDQDVRCPFWGQYGYCSQQQQQQQTDGYISNNCPFSCNTYGSAQPAQQPYPYPIEALSPYQPNAMPTPPQGVTPAPLPPYFQQQGYGYPQQPQPTQPVQPGQTQAPTAAQSTLAPVQTTPASGTTTTEAAEETTTEAAAEGAETTAAPAATQAPAAAGQEGQQPAAGGQEPQEAQEQEGQQPGTEPAQSDKSNKKKHKKDKAQKKSKSHKKQH
- the LOC5497944 gene encoding nematocyst expressed protein 3-like isoform X3, translated to MRVVYLVLVVAVIIAITEAKSVKKSKTRSPKHPRHRTLADDYKLNRISAKYCKDYDDSCKAFGKIAKKDKKSCFNNPDKARMACPVSCKLCDKKTFHKKSKLSDVVVVRAMCVDIEVDQCNPDVCYTNPDWATENCRKTCMLCKPDIRGPCDTDPRCPFWGQYGYCSTATYIDNHCPYNCDVYSYVPEAPQPYPLPIEPLYAYQPLPYPTAPPGVTPATLPPYYENAPQPTYAPGAQYPAATAAPAPSAPGATAAPAPSAPGATAAPAPSAPEATAAPAPSAPEATAAPAPSAPEATAAPAPAPEAAPSEPEAAPAPAPAPEMAPAPAPEMAPAPEAASAPAPEAAPAPEAASAPAPEAAPAPEAASAPAPEAAPAPEAAPSEQPMPGKKSKSKPSKRKGVKKSKSGHKRHH
- the LOC5497944 gene encoding nematocyst expressed protein 3-like isoform X5 produces the protein MRVVYLVLVVAVIIAITEAKSVKKSKTRSPKHPRHRTLADDYKLNRISAKYCKDYDDSCKAFGKIAKKDKKSCFNNPDKARMACPVSCKLCDKKTFHKKSKLSDVVVVRAMCVDIEVDQCNPDVCYTNPDWATENCRKTCMLCKPDIRGPCDTDPRCPFWGQYGYCSTATYIDNHCPYNCDVYSYVPEAPQPYPLPIEPLYAYQPLPYPTAPPGVTPATLPPYYENAPQPTYAPGAQYPAATAAPAPSAPGATAAPAPSAPGATAAPAPSAPEATAAPAPSAPEATAAPAPSAPEATAAPAPAPEAAPSEPEAAPAPAPAPEMAPAPAPEMAPAPEAASAPAPEAAPAPEAASAPAPEAAPAPEAAPSEQPMPGKKSKSKPSKRKGVKKSKSGHKRHH
- the LOC5497944 gene encoding nematocyst expressed protein 3-like isoform X4; protein product: MRVVYLVLVVAVIIAITEAKSVKKSKTRSPKHPRHRTLADDYKLNRISAKYCKDYDDSCKAFGKIAKKDKKSCFNNPDKARMACPVSCKLCDKKTFHKKSKLSDVVVVRAMCVDIEVDQCNPDVCYTNPDWATENCRKTCMLCKPDIRGPCDTDPRCPFWGQYGYCSTATYIDNHCPYNCDVYSYVPEAPQPYPLPIEPLYAYQPLPYPTAPPGVTPATLPPYYENAPQPTYAPGAQYPAATAAPAPSAPGATAAPAPSAPGATAAPAPSAPEATAAPAPSAPEATAAPAPSAPEATAAPAPAPEAAPSEPEAAPAPAPAPEMAPAPAPEMAPAPEAASAPAPEAAPAPEAASAPAPEAAPAPEAAPSEQPMPGKKSKSKPSKRKGVKKSKSGHKRHH
- the LOC5497944 gene encoding nematocyst expressed protein 3-like isoform X2 encodes the protein MRVVYLVLVVAVIIAITEAKSVKKSKTRSPKHPRHRTLADDYKLNRISAKYCKDYDDSCKAFGKIAKKDKKSCFNNPDKARMACPVSCKLCDKKTFHKKSKLSDVVVVRAMCVDIEVDQCNPDVCYTNPDWATENCRKTCMLCKPDIRGPCDTDPRCPFWGQYGYCSTATYIDNHCPYNCDVYSYVPEAPQPYPLPIEPLYAYQPLPYPTAPPGVTPATLPPYYENAPQPTYAPGAQYPAATAAPAPSAPGATAAPAPSAPGATAAPAPSAPEATAAPAPSAPEATAAPAPSAPEATAAPAPAPEAAPSEPEAAPAPAPAPEMAPAPAPEMAPAPEAASAPAPEAAPAPEAASAPAPEAAPAPEAASAPAPEAAPAPEAAPSEQPMPGKKSKSKPSKRKGVKKSKSGHKRHH
- the LOC5497944 gene encoding nematocyst expressed protein 3-like isoform X1, whose amino-acid sequence is MRVVYLVLVVAVIIAITEAKSVKKSKTRSPKHPRHRTLADDYKLNRISAKYCKDYDDSCKAFGKIAKKDKKSCFNNPDKARMACPVSCKLCDKKTFHKKSKLSDVVVVRAMCVDIEVDQCNPDVCYTNPDWATENCRKTCMLCKPDIRGPCDTDPRCPFWGQYGYCSTATYIDNHCPYNCDVYSYVPEAPQPYPLPIEPLYAYQPLPYPTAPPGVTPATLPPYYENAPQPTYAPGAQYPAATAAPAPSAPGATAAPAPSAPGATAAPAPSAPEATAAPAPSAPEATAAPAPSAPEATAAPAPAPEAAPSEPEAAPAPAPAPEMAPAPAPEMAPAPEAASAPAPEAAPAPEAASAPAPEAAPAPEAASAPAPEAASAPAPEAAPAPEAASAPAPEAAPAPEAAPSEQPMPGKKSKSKPSKRKGVKKSKSGHKRHH